The Chitinophaga lutea genome contains the following window.
GTACGACGTGAAGGAGCTTGACGTGCAGCAAACGTTCAAAGCCTTCAACACCGTGCAGAAACTGATGCCCATCGCGCAGTTCCTCAGCGGCAAGCTCAGTTCCCAGCTCACCATGACGGGCAAACTGGGAGAAGACATGAGCCCCGACCTGAGCACACTTTCCGGCGACGGCAGCCTGCTGCTCATACAGGGTTTCCTGAAAAAATTCGCCCCGCTCGACCAGCTGGCCACCCAGCTGAACGTGGCGGCGCTGCAGGATATTTCCGTGCGGGATATCAAAAACTATTTCGCTTTCGAGAACGGGCGCATGAAGGTGAACCCTTTCCGGGTGAAACTGTCGAACATGAACATGCTTATCGGCGGTTCGCATGGTTTCGACCAGAGCATGGACTATACGATGCAACTCGCTCTGCCCCGCGCACTGCTCGGTCAGAAAGGCAATACCCTCGTCAACAACCTCGTTACACAGGCCCATAACAAGGGCATTCCCGTGCAGGTGAGCGATACGGTATACCTGAACGTCCTGATGGGTGGCAGCATCCTGAAACCGGCCTTAAAAACCGATCTGAAAGAAGTGGCGGGCAACGCGGTGAACAATCTGAAAGACCAGGCCACCGCCATGGCGAAACAGAAGCTCGACACGGTGAAAAATACCGTGAAAGACAGTCTGAAGCACGTGAAAAACGAAGCCGTATCTGCCGTGAAAGACGAACTGAAAAAGCAGCTGCTGGGGAATAAAGACAGCGCACAGTCCGGCAAAACGATACAGGACGCCGGCAAAACTGCGGAAAAGACGCTCAACAACACCCTGAACAGCCTGCTGAAACGCAAAAAGGCCGCAGCGGACACAACAAAACAATAAACTCATTTGTAATAAAAACGTGGTGCAATGGAATTGTTGCACCACGTTTTTTTATGGACAGTATTTTGCACAGCCCCTTTTGCAATGCCAGCCTCTTAGTGGGTTTGTTATTCCTTTTTATGGGCTTCATGATCAGGAAGTACCCTCCACGCAGCATGAAAACATGGTACGGTTACCGCACTTTCTCCTCCACCATTAACGAAAACACCTGGCACGAGGCCAACCAGTATGCCGCGTATTTGTCGCGGTGCATGGCCTATGTGTTGATTCCGTTCGGTGTGTTGATGGCGTTGTTATTCAAAACGCAGACTGATCTGTTTTTGTACCTGACCATTACGCCGGTGATCGTTTCTGCGTTATTGCTCACCGGTTTGACCGAGTGGCATCTGTTGCAGGAGTTTGACGAAGACGGCGAACGCAAAAAGAAAGCCTGATCATCTACGCCGTATGACCAGTACGGCCGGCACCGCCCGCTGACCGCCCGCGTCTGAAGGCCGGATAGTATTTTTCTGCTGCACGTACAGCGCGGAAGAGCCACCCCCGTCGAGGTTCAGCGCCTCCACACAATCGAGATCCGTAAATATCTTCGCCATCTGCGGGAACGTAGCGCCTTCCGCCACACCTTTATGCCGGCCTTCGATGGCCAGCAATATCAGTTTACCACCGGCGGTGTACCCCACGGCGGAACGCGGGTGAAAATCCTTATTGTTCAGCATTTTTTCTTCGGCGCTGGTGATGAAGGGCTGTCCGTTCTGCACCAGCACCGGGCCGCCGCCCACCGCTTCTTTCATT
Protein-coding sequences here:
- a CDS encoding SdpI family protein — protein: MIRKYPPRSMKTWYGYRTFSSTINENTWHEANQYAAYLSRCMAYVLIPFGVLMALLFKTQTDLFLYLTITPVIVSALLLTGLTEWHLLQEFDEDGERKKKA